Genomic DNA from Torulaspora delbrueckii CBS 1146 chromosome 8, complete genome:
ATTGTACTAATTTTGAATCTGCAGTTGGGCATAGCTATACTTCCAAATGGTGAACATAGCGAAAGCAATGCAGTGCACTTCTTCCATATGATGAGCAGTATTTGCTTCTATCTTGAAAGCCTAATTCATGTCTATATAGCGCAgatttcttcgaaagaGGATACCGCGTTTCAAAAGCATTTGGCTTGCAATCAGCACTACTTGAAGCGAACCCAAAGTCTCCCGCAACTGCATGTGAACGACCTACTGCTAATGCTAGGCAAAGAAACCGAACGAGTTCAAGACAGGTTAGACTGTCTCAAGATGATTATTAgagaatttttgaaaatcTTTAATGACGTACAATGGTCTCGATTAGACAGTTACGTGGAACAGCATGAAGTTCATGCTTGTGCAATGAAGAAGCGGAGGCTTAATATTCAATCTACCCTTCTAGTCACAGGAGAGCTCGAATTGATCTCAGCGTTTAGATTAATCAACTGGCCAACGTGGGCGATAAGCAGTTAAGCAATGTTCTTCATGTGGCGCTGTTTTCTTTTCTAATGGGTTCGAACCATGGGTGACCCATAGCTTCTTTAGCAGTAAGTCTTTCCTGATGATCGTACCTCAGCAGGTTGTCGATCAAATCTataatttcatcattatcaCATAGATGCTTGTTAGAGTCATTGATAAACCTGCGCCATGGTCTTCTAATgtattgatcaatgtcATGAAACTCACGAGGTAGCGTAATTTCATACTTAAGCAGgtatttctcaaaatctgCAGTACCTAAAATTCTGACAATTTTGACCAACTGATCAGTGTTACTAGTACCATGAAAGAAAGGCTCTTTTTGGAAGACCATAGACGCAAGCATGGTACCGAAGGACCATAAGTCGAGTGAATAGTCGTACATTCTATAATCGACTAGCAACTCTGGtcctttgaaaaatctggATGCGACACGAACGTTGTATTCCATATTGGCGTGGTAGAATTCCGCTAGACCCCAATCAATGAGCCTTAACTTCTTTTGCTTATGGTCGATCATGACGTTGTGTGGCTTGACATCCCTATGCATGATACCCATGGAATGACAATAATCCAAGGCTTTTAAAAGTTCAAACATGTAAAATCTCATATCATAGTCGGTGAATTTCGGGTACAACACACGAAAATCAACGTTATTGACATTTTCGAAGACAAGGGCTGGTGTCCTTGAAATCGGGTCTCTTACAACATCCAACAGTTGAACGATATTTTCGTGACCATTGTGTGGTAGCTCGTACAAGTACGATCTCATGAATTGCAAAACCTCCTGCTTTCTATTAGTATAGTATGCATCTTTGTCAAAAGGCTTGGACGTTGGAGGATTAGTTTCAATGGAAAGATTGGTCAAAATCTTAATCTCACGCTtaattttcttcttcttgacgGGCTTCAGCATCTTAATGACAATACTATCTTTCGTAGCTAAATGCACACCTTGAAAAACTTCCGAATATTTCCCTCTTCCCACTTTGTTTTCAATCTCATAGTGCTTATTGTTTTGCGACCATTCTATAGTAGTATTCTCATAATCCC
This window encodes:
- the CKA1 gene encoding casein kinase 2 catalytic subunit CKA1 (similar to Saccharomyces cerevisiae CKA1 (YIL035C); ancestral locus Anc_7.209); this encodes MKCKKWSESRVYTNANQIRGQEYWDYENTTIEWSQNNKHYEIENKVGRGKYSEVFQGVHLATKDSIVIKMLKPVKKKKIKREIKILTNLSIETNPPTSKPFDKDAYYTNRKQEVLQFMRSYLYELPHNGHENIVQLLDVVRDPISRTPALVFENVNNVDFRVLYPKFTDYDMRFYMFELLKALDYCHSMGIMHRDVKPHNVMIDHKQKKLRLIDWGLAEFYHANMEYNVRVASRFFKGPELLVDYRMYDYSLDLWSFGTMLASMVFQKEPFFHGTSNTDQLVKIVRILGTADFEKYLLKYEITLPREFHDIDQYIRRPWRRFINDSNKHLCDNDEIIDLIDNLLRYDHQERLTAKEAMGHPWFEPIRKENSAT